A DNA window from Trichosurus vulpecula isolate mTriVul1 chromosome 2, mTriVul1.pri, whole genome shotgun sequence contains the following coding sequences:
- the LOC118835255 gene encoding spindle and kinetochore-associated protein 1-like yields MAGAELEDLCSHINEKLSHVKKILQLKNIGHDPALKTVFWKIRNEMTLLNDLLNKLELEVQYQEHIRNSLRELQESLDGNYKELHNFKENIPPHLPKVVQSCVVEPNVNPEEQVKITASEHPKKPPKEQKPIKEILLVTSHEFDNVPAYMKSRLTYCQINDFIKEINKAVASKYRILNLPKKTMNSSIRNLYHRFIEDETKDTKGQYFVVEADIKEFTNLKVDKRFHVLLNILRHCRRLSEVCGGGLVRYVIN; encoded by the coding sequence ATGGCTGGTGCAGAGCTGGAAGATTTGTGCTCTCATATCAATGAAAAACTTTCCCACGTTAAGAAAATTCTGCAATTAAAAAACATAGGACATGATCCAGCCTTAAAGACTGTGTTTtggaaaattagaaatgaaatgactCTTCTAAATGACCTTTTAAACAAGTTGGAGTTGGAGGTTCAATATCAAGAACATATCAGGAATTCACTTAGGGAGTTACAAGAATCCCTTGATGGAAATTACAAAGAATTACATAACTTTAAGGAAAATATTCCTCCTCATTTGCCTAAAGTAGTCCAGAGCTGTGTGGTGGAACCAAATGTTAATCCTGAAGAGCAAGTTAAAATTACAGCATCTGAACACCCAAAGAAACCCCCCAAAGAGCAAAAACCAATTAAAGAAATTTTACTGGTAACTTCTCATGAATTCGATAATGTGCCTGCGTATATGAAGTCTCGTCTGACATACTGTCAAATTAATGATTTTATTAAAGAAATCAACAAGGCAGTGGCTAGCAAATATAGAATCCTAAATTTGCCCAAAAAAACTATGAATTCTTCTATCAGAAATCTGTATCACAGAttcattgaagatgaaaccaagGATACCAAAGGCCAATACTTTGTAGTAGAAGCTGATATAAAAGAGTTCACAAATTTGAAAGTTGACAAGCGGTTTCATGTGCTACTGAACATTTTAAGGCACTGCCGACGGCTGTCAGAAGTCTGTGGAGGAGGACTTGTCCGTTATGTTATAAACTGA